A stretch of Halogeometricum sp. S1BR25-6 DNA encodes these proteins:
- a CDS encoding restriction endonuclease, producing the protein MQFSKQEIISSLSNMDVYEFEHFVADLWERQGWDTQVTQGSNDRGIDVVAEKSSPFPQKHLIQAKRYAKDNRIGSPAIQQYNSLRQQESGVDAVVIVTTSSFSRQARQTAHDLNVKTINGDDLYSIIANTEAANILQKYVDLGTDEDSSQNINADAKRGATEKTHKERADVLADQALDDSVTKKRLNQVGETIFGRGYLSEKPAINYFDSDEQPHYFFHNESKGLMEGRKRINNGWGGNFRNTMWVTDKGIHYFVVLDSEDYHRFVPYASMKNCRSSTGITKNRVVIREGNIEYDFVTDPTEDVDDAEAYICKKINESPGSE; encoded by the coding sequence ATGCAGTTTAGCAAGCAAGAAATTATCTCTTCTTTGTCAAATATGGACGTATATGAATTTGAACACTTCGTCGCCGATCTTTGGGAACGACAGGGATGGGATACTCAAGTGACTCAGGGATCAAATGACCGCGGAATTGACGTAGTCGCTGAGAAGAGTTCTCCTTTCCCCCAGAAACATCTTATACAGGCCAAACGGTACGCTAAGGACAATCGGATCGGAAGTCCTGCGATTCAGCAATACAATAGTTTGCGTCAGCAAGAATCCGGTGTTGATGCCGTTGTTATCGTTACTACGAGCTCGTTTTCACGGCAGGCTCGACAGACGGCCCATGACTTGAACGTTAAGACGATTAATGGCGATGATCTTTACAGCATCATTGCGAATACGGAGGCTGCTAATATTCTCCAGAAATATGTGGATCTGGGGACGGATGAAGATTCTTCTCAAAATATAAATGCAGATGCTAAGCGTGGTGCTACGGAAAAGACGCATAAGGAAAGGGCTGATGTCTTAGCTGATCAGGCATTAGACGATTCTGTAACTAAAAAACGACTGAACCAAGTTGGCGAGACCATCTTTGGGAGGGGATATTTGAGTGAAAAGCCGGCGATAAACTACTTTGATTCTGATGAGCAGCCTCACTACTTCTTCCATAATGAAAGCAAGGGCCTTATGGAAGGCAGAAAACGGATTAACAACGGATGGGGCGGTAATTTTCGGAACACGATGTGGGTAACGGATAAGGGAATTCATTATTTTGTTGTGCTGGATTCCGAGGATTATCACCGATTTGTGCCGTATGCGTCTATGAAAAACTGTAGGTCAAGTACAGGGATAACGAAAAACCGAGTTGTGATCCGAGAGGGCAATATAGAGTATGACTTCGTAACTGATCCTACCGAAGATGTAGATGATGCTGAAGCATACATCTGTAAAAAAATAAATGAATCTCCGGGTTCAGAATAG
- a CDS encoding PKD domain-containing protein: MSNSNTLPGRSNDREESYSSHKDYSTVILNRRSVIKGAGITGLACLSGESVSAQSSSPDNPSVTTSFETENVGDPSPADPFYLFNDGGAHRIEDDTASDGDQSFYTANAHLGDPSAIAIDLDLSKYTKIKLDVFTARNNPNWGNMKIWLDGAGYNNPRHANIWTINHELNKRNYSPYKDTKRWYNDCEVDLSEYEGKHAVTFWVDGDNGAYWDNIRFIPGESETGQAPSPAFSVLPTSPETSQSVTFDASESTDPDGSISSYEWDITGGIEIESQGVKFDHTFDTPDEYEISLRVTDDDGQTAESSQVIDVQLLRGPEKQEIASDIDERSLTSLNDEQRVEAAIDELSAAVREEELDTQTAENTVERLVAGEQVTKRVLSHIGPHDTELGSGANLTRAVSKPVLTTALNLYIGAKAKSATAGSSADFLSLGGAGGLLQSLGNSFVTSNIFDLLDWFFGSFDKGKNEAKKGIKNHGEEIVTRLANAGDVTQENIEEEVENAVEIITEGIAANLRAYFEQSIPTWLPTIDVPDISVSTTLDYLHSSLNFAKAKTGLNGTTESAQAAKRRKLGEIDSKANQVSDDIQHVKDFQEKANLVSSIADLFDGSASLMDAFEAFVSIANTVVGSFTAAFNVGMGLQGLAELQIQNAIATFLIVNGRETL, from the coding sequence ATGTCAAACTCTAACACACTACCGGGACGTTCCAATGATAGAGAGGAGAGCTATTCTTCGCACAAGGACTATTCTACCGTGATTCTGAACAGAAGATCTGTTATTAAAGGAGCTGGGATAACAGGGCTTGCGTGTCTCTCTGGAGAAAGCGTATCCGCTCAGTCTTCGTCTCCAGATAATCCCTCAGTGACAACCTCATTTGAAACAGAAAATGTCGGAGACCCGTCTCCTGCAGACCCATTCTACCTATTCAATGATGGCGGAGCACATAGAATAGAAGATGATACCGCAAGCGACGGTGACCAGTCTTTTTACACCGCTAATGCTCACCTTGGAGACCCGAGTGCTATTGCCATCGATCTTGATCTCTCCAAGTATACAAAAATCAAACTTGACGTGTTCACTGCTAGAAACAACCCTAATTGGGGGAATATGAAAATTTGGCTAGATGGTGCCGGTTACAATAACCCTCGACACGCAAACATCTGGACGATAAACCACGAGCTAAATAAACGCAACTATAGTCCATATAAAGACACTAAACGGTGGTATAACGATTGTGAGGTTGATCTGTCTGAATACGAAGGAAAGCATGCGGTTACGTTCTGGGTCGATGGAGATAATGGAGCTTACTGGGACAATATTCGATTCATACCCGGTGAATCGGAGACAGGCCAGGCTCCATCACCAGCATTTAGCGTTTTGCCGACGTCCCCAGAAACCAGTCAATCAGTAACGTTTGACGCCTCTGAATCAACTGATCCAGATGGTTCTATCAGCAGCTATGAATGGGATATAACTGGTGGTATAGAAATCGAAAGTCAAGGAGTGAAGTTCGATCATACGTTTGATACTCCCGATGAATATGAAATCTCTCTAAGAGTAACCGACGATGATGGTCAGACCGCAGAATCGTCTCAAGTGATTGATGTTCAGTTGCTTAGAGGACCTGAAAAGCAAGAGATAGCCAGTGATATCGATGAGAGGTCTCTGACGTCGCTCAATGATGAACAACGAGTTGAAGCAGCGATTGATGAATTATCTGCAGCGGTCCGGGAAGAGGAGCTAGATACTCAAACGGCAGAAAATACAGTTGAAAGACTAGTGGCGGGTGAACAGGTCACGAAACGAGTTCTAAGCCATATCGGTCCACACGATACTGAACTCGGTTCAGGTGCTAACCTTACAAGAGCTGTGAGTAAGCCGGTTCTCACCACGGCTCTAAATCTCTATATTGGTGCAAAAGCAAAATCAGCCACTGCTGGTTCAAGTGCTGATTTCCTAAGTTTGGGAGGGGCTGGAGGTCTGCTTCAATCACTTGGTAACAGTTTTGTCACAAGTAACATATTCGACCTGCTGGATTGGTTCTTTGGTTCCTTCGATAAAGGAAAGAATGAGGCAAAAAAAGGAATTAAAAATCATGGCGAAGAGATTGTCACACGGTTGGCTAACGCCGGTGACGTTACTCAGGAAAATATTGAAGAGGAAGTCGAGAATGCTGTTGAAATAATCACTGAGGGGATCGCTGCAAACCTCCGAGCCTACTTCGAACAGTCGATCCCGACATGGTTGCCAACAATTGATGTGCCCGATATCTCTGTTAGTACTACACTTGATTATCTTCACTCAAGTTTAAATTTTGCAAAGGCAAAGACAGGGCTCAACGGAACAACAGAGAGCGCTCAAGCAGCAAAGCGTAGGAAACTAGGTGAAATTGATTCGAAAGCCAATCAGGTATCGGATGATATCCAGCATGTGAAGGATTTCCAAGAAAAAGCAAATCTCGTTAGTTCTATTGCTGACTTATTTGATGGATCTGCCAGTCTAATGGATGCCTTTGAAGCCTTTGTAAGTATAGCGAATACGGTTGTTGGCTCATTCACGGCGGCGTTTAATGTTGGGATGGGATTACAGGGCTTAGCAGAATTGCAGATCCAGAACGCGATTGCTACATTCCTTATCGTCAACGGGAGGGAAACACTATGA